A part of Molothrus aeneus isolate 106 chromosome 10, BPBGC_Maene_1.0, whole genome shotgun sequence genomic DNA contains:
- the MAP6D1 gene encoding MAP6 domain-containing protein 1: MAWPCISRVCCLARFWSQLDKSDLSVPLTIHNYSDIEEQEDGPPQRGGPPPRGSARPPAPVRRPRDPAAGKPSGRRKSRAAAAEEPFAAETQYRRDFRAWPLPRRDDFPWVSASSGGGGGGGRDGAAPQPAPGRAACALPGSGGRPAIDGPEQLRPRSQADGGHTTSYRQEYRPWTGAKPSKPIKSKQGFIIPEDHFVQETSYKADFKIPEVKTRFSPNPSAVFQAPSRILNV, encoded by the exons ATGGCCTGGCCCTGCATCAGCCGGGTGTGCTGCTTGGCCCGCTTCTGGAGCCAGCTGGACAAGTCCGACCTCTCCGTGCCGCTCACCATCCACAACTACTCGGACATCGAGGAGCAGGAGGACGGGCCGCCCCAGCGCGGCGGGCCCCCTCCGCGGGGCAGCGctcgcccgcccgccccggtgCGCCGCCCTCGGGACCCCGCCGCCGGGAAGCCGAGCGGCCGCAGGAAGAGCCGGGCGGCCGCCGCCGAAGAGCCCTTCGCGGCAGAGACCCAGTACCGGCGGGACTTCAGAGCGTGGCCCCTCCCGAGGAGGGACGACTTCCCCTGGGTCAGCGCCAgtagcggcggcggcggcggcggcgggagggacGGGGCCGCCCCCCAGCCCGCCCCGGGACGCGCCGCCTGCGCCCTGCCCGGCAGCGGCGGGAGACCGGCGATCGACGGCCCCGAGCAGCTCCGGCCGCGCTCGCAGGCGGACGGCGGCCACACCACCTCCTACAG ACAAGAGTATCGCCCATGGACTGGAGCAAAACCATCCAAGCCTATAAAGTCAAAGCAAGGTTTCATTATCCCAGAAGACCATTTTGTTCAAGAGACAAGCTACAAGGCAGACTTTAAG ATCCCAGAGGTGAAGACCAGGTTCTCCCCCAACccttctgctgttttccaggCGCCATCACGGATCCTCAACGTGTGA